The following are from one region of the Odontesthes bonariensis isolate fOdoBon6 chromosome 16, fOdoBon6.hap1, whole genome shotgun sequence genome:
- the LOC142401760 gene encoding platelet-derived growth factor receptor beta-like isoform X1, whose amino-acid sequence MMAPIGGHSGNLNFLHFLFGVLLVHPEGGVALELLPSSSEVLLQSESNFTVVCSAWSQVTWRLPGLPDSQVDGVIKQNRGTSSTLQLFNVTWRNSGRYTCEEPSANQRRDVDVFIPGEGPDEWFVPFRPGVVMKEAEEATIPCSVSDPQLGVALYERPGRTPVSGMIYEPARGFTGRLNDTSYVCVATRGADERESQVYYVFSIVAPQVMEVDLSVSSSVLKQGELLTVNCTVKDAEMVFFSWSFPRRQEIEPLTDFLPNQIRSFVTITAATEADAGVYVCAVQDTVQGHTEERNITIRVLDRGYVYMWPAGETNVSSLLHHVVELSVEVDAHPAPTVLWTRDNQTVALETTSITTTHLTGSRYWSTLTLVRLQMDQTGSYKATASNDDDFKEVVFDLEVKAPPKITSLSEVGGNAVLCVSEGAPPPSVTWYTCQSSQRCSNLSDGWRSESKASEGVALQENTTKVTERGITQVRSVLTLQSLSSVSAVRCEARNSAGARARDLRVLSTSLLYQVAVLVAVLVLVIIAVIFLIILIVLWRKKPRYEVAWKVMESTSPDGQQYTFLDPADLPYSSAWEISRDHVVLGQVLSSGAIGRIVEATVSGLVPSHPSTKVAVKMVKSRSDAVQSLVSELKVLVHLGPHLNVVNLLGACTRGGPVYLITEFCHHGDLVSYLQRNKHTFLLGNTPTKSDSDGGYMDMNKEEGGQSVAMKELSYVDIEPAVCETSQLTADHQEAASLLLSDSPLLILSDLVSFSFQIAQAMNFLSSRKCVHRDLAARNVLVCEGKLVKICDFGLARDLQKDHNYIVKGNSFLPLKWMSPESIFQNIYSSQSDIWSFGVLLWEIFSLGGSPYPDLPMTREFYSALKRGHRMERPEHAPHDIYDLMKQCWTEEPQSRPTFSSLVIAVGNMLTDDYKQHYLQLTENFLNGENPAIVRSRRSLSRSGEDQAEGQKNSAEHLNSEADLGEAGPSHTTHIIPVSDITAESSGGAVLDAESPLMSDPVGVSPSREESGAQVTSSEKAASSCDCEEEEEEEEEESCL is encoded by the exons ATGATGGCGCCCATCGGAGGACATTCTGGAAATCTGAACTTTCTGCACTTCCTGTTCG GAGTTCTACTGGTTCATCCTGAAGGGGGCGTGGCCCTGGAGCTGCTGCCTTCATCCTCAGAAGTTCTGCTCCAATCAGAGTCCAACTTCACTGTG GTTTGCTCAGCCTGGAGTCAGGTGACCTGGCGGTTACCAGGGTTACCAGACTCCCAGGTAGATGGGGTAATCAAGCAGAATCGGGGCACCAGCAGCACTTTGCAGCTTTTTAATGTCACCTGGAGGAATTCTGGTCGGTACACCTGTGAGGAGccgtcagccaatcagagaagagACGTTGATGTCTTCATACCTGGAGAAG GTCCTGATGAATGGTTTGTTCCATTCAGACCAGGTGTGGTGATGAAGGAGGCGGAGGAAGCTACCATCCCGTGTTCGGTGTCCGACCCGCAGCTCGGTGTCGCTCTGTACGAGCGTCCTGGCAGAACGCCGGTCAGCGGGATGATTTATGAACCGGCTCGAGGCTTCACGGGTCGTCTCAACGATACGTCGTATGTGTGCGTGGCCACCAGGGGAGCCGATGAGAGAGAATCCCAGGTGTACTACGTCTTCAGCATCGTTG CTCCTCAGGTGATGGAGGTGGACCTGTCGGTGTCCAGCAGCGTGTTGAAGCAGGGGGAGCTTCTCACCGTGAACTGCACCGTTAAAGATGCTGAGATGGTCTTCTTCTCTTGGAGCTTCCCCCGCAGACAG GAAATCGAAcctctgacagacttcctgcccAATCAGATCCGCTCGTTTGTCACCATCACTGCTGCCACAGAGGCAGATGCAG gtgtgtatgtgtgtgcggttCAGGACACGGTGCAGGGACACACCGAGGAGAGGAACATCACAATAAGAGTGCTGG ACCGAGGTTACGTCTACATGTGGCCCGCAGGTGAGACCAACGTGTCGTCCCTCCTCCATCATGTGGTGGAGCTGAGCGTGGAGGTCGACGCCCACCCCGCCCCCACCGTCCTCTGGACCAGAGACAACCAGACGGTTGCCTTGGAAACAACCTCCATCACCACCACTCACCTAACAGGCAGCAG GTATTGGAGCACACTTACGCTGGTCCGGTTGCAGATGGATCAGACAGGAAGTTACAAGGCAACTGCTTCCAATGATGATGACTTTAAGGAGGTTGTCTTCgacctggaggtcaaag CGCCCCCAAAAATCACATCTCTGTCAGAGGTTGGTGGCAATGCTGTTCTCTGTGTCAGCGAGGGAGCTCCGCCCCCCTCTGTCACCTGGTACACCTGTCAGAGCTCACAGAG GTGTAGCAATTTGAGTGACGGTTGGAGGAGCGAATCAAAGGCGTCAGAGGGCGTGGCTCTGCAGGAGAACACCACCAAGGTTACGGAGAGGGGCATCACTCAG GTACGCAGCGTGCTGACTCTCCAGAGTCTGAGCTCCGTGTCGGCTGTTCGCTGCGAAGCTCGAAACTCTGCAGGAGCACGAGCCCGAGACCTGCGAGTCCTGTCCACCT ctctcctgtatcaggttgCAGTCCTGGTAgcagttctggttctggtcatAATCGCTGTTATCTTCCTCATCATCCTCATCGTTCTCTGGAGAAAA AAACCTCGTTATGAAGTTGCCTGGAAAGTGATGGAGTCCACGAGTCCTGATGGACAGCAGTATACATTCCTTGACCCTGCAGACCTGCCCTACAGCTCGGCCTGGGAAATATCACGAGACCATGTAGTACTCG GTCAGGTGTTGAGTTCAGGTGCAATTGGACGCATCGTCGAAGCAACCGTCTCTGGTTTAGTTCCCTCTCATCCTTCAACTAAAGTGGCTGTGAAGATGGTCAAAT CCAGAAGTGATGCAGTTCAGTCCCTGGTGTCCGAGCTGAAGGTTCTGGTTCATCTGGGTCCCCACCTGAATGTTGTAAACCTGCTGGGAGCCTGCACCAGAGGAG GTCCGGTCTATTTGATCACCGAGTTCTGCCATCATGGAGACCTGGTGAGCTATCTGCAGAGGAACAAACACACCTTTCTGCTGGGCAACACTCCCACCAAGAG CGACAGTGATGGAGGCTACATGGACATGAACAAGGAGGAGGGCGGCCAGTCTGTGGCCATGAAGGAGCTCAGCTACGTGGACATTGAACCTGCCGTGTGTGAAACGTCACAGCTGACAGCAG ACCACCAGGAGGCAGCATCCCTCCTCCTCAGTGACTCCCCTCTCCTCATCCTCAGCGACCTCGTCAGCTTCTCCTTTCAGATCGCTCAGGCTATGAACTTCCTCTCCTCCAGAAAG TGTGTCCACAGAGACCTGGCAGCAAGAAATGTCCTCGTCTGTGAGGGGAAGCTGGTGAAGATCTGTGACTTTGGTCTAGCTAGAGACCTGCAGAAGGATCATAATTACATTGTGAAAGGAAAC AGCTTCCTGCCACTAAAGTGGATGTCTCCAGAGAGCATCTTCCAGAACATTTACAGCTCCCAGAGTGACATCTGGTCATTCGGAGTCCTTCTGTGGGAGATCTTCTCTTTGG GCGGCAGTCCGTACCCAGACCTCCCCATGACCCGAGAGTTTTACTCTGCGCTGAAGAGGGGACACAGAATGGAACGACCAGAACACGCTCCCCATGACAT ATATGACCTGATGAAACAGTGCTGGACAGAAGAACCTCAGTCCAGACCAACTTTCTCCTCACTGGTCATCGCCGTGGGCAACATGTTGACTGATGACTACAAACAG CATTACCTCCAGCTGACTGAAAACTTCCTGAACGGAGAAAATCCGGCCATTGTTCGATCCAGACGGAGTTTATCCAGAAGTGGTGAAGATCAGGCTGAAGGACAAAAGAACTCAGCAG AACATCTGAACTCTGAGGCTGACCTGGGGGAGGCGGGCCCCTCCCACACCACCCATATCATTCCTGTCAGTGACATCACGGCAGAAAGCAGCGGCGGCGCTGTGCTGGACGCAGAAAG CCCTCTGATGTCAGATCCTGTCGGCGTCTCGCCGTCTCGTGAGGAATCAGGAGCGCAGGTGACATCATCAGAGAAAGCCGCGTCGTCCTGTGActgcgaagaagaagaagaagaagaagaagaggagagctGTCTGTGA
- the LOC142401760 gene encoding platelet-derived growth factor receptor beta-like isoform X2, with product MMAPIGGHSGNLNFLHFLFGVLLVHPEGGVALELLPSSSEVLLQSESNFTVVCSAWSQVTWRLPGLPDSQVDGVIKQNRGTSSTLQLFNVTWRNSGRYTCEEPSANQRRDVDVFIPGEGPDEWFVPFRPGVVMKEAEEATIPCSVSDPQLGVALYERPGRTPVSGMIYEPARGFTGRLNDTSYVCVATRGADERESQVYYVFSIVAPQVMEVDLSVSSSVLKQGELLTVNCTVKDAEMVFFSWSFPRRQEIEPLTDFLPNQIRSFVTITAATEADAGVYVCAVQDTVQGHTEERNITIRVLDRGYVYMWPAGETNVSSLLHHVVELSVEVDAHPAPTVLWTRDNQTVALETTSITTTHLTGSRYWSTLTLVRLQMDQTGSYKATASNDDDFKEVVFDLEVKAPPKITSLSEVGGNAVLCVSEGAPPPSVTWYTCQSSQRCSNLSDGWRSESKASEGVALQENTTKVTERGITQVRSVLTLQSLSSVSAVRCEARNSAGARARDLRVLSTSLLYQVAVLVAVLVLVIIAVIFLIILIVLWRKKPRYEVAWKVMESTSPDGQQYTFLDPADLPYSSAWEISRDHVVLGQVLSSGAIGRIVEATVSGLVPSHPSTKVAVKMVKSRSDAVQSLVSELKVLVHLGPHLNVVNLLGACTRGGPVYLITEFCHHGDLVSYLQRNKHTFLLGNTPTKSDSDGGYMDMNKEEGGQSVAMKELSYVDIEPAVCETSQLTADHQEAASLLLSDSPLLILSDLVSFSFQIAQAMNFLSSRKCVHRDLAARNVLVCEGKLVKICDFGLARDLQKDHNYIVKGNSFLPLKWMSPESIFQNIYSSQSDIWSFGVLLWEIFSLGGSPYPDLPMTREFYSALKRGHRMERPEHAPHDIYDLMKQCWTEEPQSRPTFSSLVIAVGNMLTDDYKQHYLQLTENFLNGENPAIVRSRRSLSRSGEDQAEGQKNSAEHLNSEADLGEAGPSHTTHIIPVSDITAESSGGAVLDAESPLMSDPVGVSPSREESGAQVTSSEKAASSCDCEEEEEEEEEESCL from the exons ATGATGGCGCCCATCGGAGGACATTCTGGAAATCTGAACTTTCTGCACTTCCTGTTCG GAGTTCTACTGGTTCATCCTGAAGGGGGCGTGGCCCTGGAGCTGCTGCCTTCATCCTCAGAAGTTCTGCTCCAATCAGAGTCCAACTTCACTGTG GTTTGCTCAGCCTGGAGTCAGGTGACCTGGCGGTTACCAGGGTTACCAGACTCCCAGGTAGATGGGGTAATCAAGCAGAATCGGGGCACCAGCAGCACTTTGCAGCTTTTTAATGTCACCTGGAGGAATTCTGGTCGGTACACCTGTGAGGAGccgtcagccaatcagagaagagACGTTGATGTCTTCATACCTGGAGAAG GTCCTGATGAATGGTTTGTTCCATTCAGACCCG GTGTGGTGATGAAGGAGGCGGAGGAAGCTACCATCCCGTGTTCGGTGTCCGACCCGCAGCTCGGTGTCGCTCTGTACGAGCGTCCTGGCAGAACGCCGGTCAGCGGGATGATTTATGAACCGGCTCGAGGCTTCACGGGTCGTCTCAACGATACGTCGTATGTGTGCGTGGCCACCAGGGGAGCCGATGAGAGAGAATCCCAGGTGTACTACGTCTTCAGCATCGTTG CTCCTCAGGTGATGGAGGTGGACCTGTCGGTGTCCAGCAGCGTGTTGAAGCAGGGGGAGCTTCTCACCGTGAACTGCACCGTTAAAGATGCTGAGATGGTCTTCTTCTCTTGGAGCTTCCCCCGCAGACAG GAAATCGAAcctctgacagacttcctgcccAATCAGATCCGCTCGTTTGTCACCATCACTGCTGCCACAGAGGCAGATGCAG gtgtgtatgtgtgtgcggttCAGGACACGGTGCAGGGACACACCGAGGAGAGGAACATCACAATAAGAGTGCTGG ACCGAGGTTACGTCTACATGTGGCCCGCAGGTGAGACCAACGTGTCGTCCCTCCTCCATCATGTGGTGGAGCTGAGCGTGGAGGTCGACGCCCACCCCGCCCCCACCGTCCTCTGGACCAGAGACAACCAGACGGTTGCCTTGGAAACAACCTCCATCACCACCACTCACCTAACAGGCAGCAG GTATTGGAGCACACTTACGCTGGTCCGGTTGCAGATGGATCAGACAGGAAGTTACAAGGCAACTGCTTCCAATGATGATGACTTTAAGGAGGTTGTCTTCgacctggaggtcaaag CGCCCCCAAAAATCACATCTCTGTCAGAGGTTGGTGGCAATGCTGTTCTCTGTGTCAGCGAGGGAGCTCCGCCCCCCTCTGTCACCTGGTACACCTGTCAGAGCTCACAGAG GTGTAGCAATTTGAGTGACGGTTGGAGGAGCGAATCAAAGGCGTCAGAGGGCGTGGCTCTGCAGGAGAACACCACCAAGGTTACGGAGAGGGGCATCACTCAG GTACGCAGCGTGCTGACTCTCCAGAGTCTGAGCTCCGTGTCGGCTGTTCGCTGCGAAGCTCGAAACTCTGCAGGAGCACGAGCCCGAGACCTGCGAGTCCTGTCCACCT ctctcctgtatcaggttgCAGTCCTGGTAgcagttctggttctggtcatAATCGCTGTTATCTTCCTCATCATCCTCATCGTTCTCTGGAGAAAA AAACCTCGTTATGAAGTTGCCTGGAAAGTGATGGAGTCCACGAGTCCTGATGGACAGCAGTATACATTCCTTGACCCTGCAGACCTGCCCTACAGCTCGGCCTGGGAAATATCACGAGACCATGTAGTACTCG GTCAGGTGTTGAGTTCAGGTGCAATTGGACGCATCGTCGAAGCAACCGTCTCTGGTTTAGTTCCCTCTCATCCTTCAACTAAAGTGGCTGTGAAGATGGTCAAAT CCAGAAGTGATGCAGTTCAGTCCCTGGTGTCCGAGCTGAAGGTTCTGGTTCATCTGGGTCCCCACCTGAATGTTGTAAACCTGCTGGGAGCCTGCACCAGAGGAG GTCCGGTCTATTTGATCACCGAGTTCTGCCATCATGGAGACCTGGTGAGCTATCTGCAGAGGAACAAACACACCTTTCTGCTGGGCAACACTCCCACCAAGAG CGACAGTGATGGAGGCTACATGGACATGAACAAGGAGGAGGGCGGCCAGTCTGTGGCCATGAAGGAGCTCAGCTACGTGGACATTGAACCTGCCGTGTGTGAAACGTCACAGCTGACAGCAG ACCACCAGGAGGCAGCATCCCTCCTCCTCAGTGACTCCCCTCTCCTCATCCTCAGCGACCTCGTCAGCTTCTCCTTTCAGATCGCTCAGGCTATGAACTTCCTCTCCTCCAGAAAG TGTGTCCACAGAGACCTGGCAGCAAGAAATGTCCTCGTCTGTGAGGGGAAGCTGGTGAAGATCTGTGACTTTGGTCTAGCTAGAGACCTGCAGAAGGATCATAATTACATTGTGAAAGGAAAC AGCTTCCTGCCACTAAAGTGGATGTCTCCAGAGAGCATCTTCCAGAACATTTACAGCTCCCAGAGTGACATCTGGTCATTCGGAGTCCTTCTGTGGGAGATCTTCTCTTTGG GCGGCAGTCCGTACCCAGACCTCCCCATGACCCGAGAGTTTTACTCTGCGCTGAAGAGGGGACACAGAATGGAACGACCAGAACACGCTCCCCATGACAT ATATGACCTGATGAAACAGTGCTGGACAGAAGAACCTCAGTCCAGACCAACTTTCTCCTCACTGGTCATCGCCGTGGGCAACATGTTGACTGATGACTACAAACAG CATTACCTCCAGCTGACTGAAAACTTCCTGAACGGAGAAAATCCGGCCATTGTTCGATCCAGACGGAGTTTATCCAGAAGTGGTGAAGATCAGGCTGAAGGACAAAAGAACTCAGCAG AACATCTGAACTCTGAGGCTGACCTGGGGGAGGCGGGCCCCTCCCACACCACCCATATCATTCCTGTCAGTGACATCACGGCAGAAAGCAGCGGCGGCGCTGTGCTGGACGCAGAAAG CCCTCTGATGTCAGATCCTGTCGGCGTCTCGCCGTCTCGTGAGGAATCAGGAGCGCAGGTGACATCATCAGAGAAAGCCGCGTCGTCCTGTGActgcgaagaagaagaagaagaagaagaagaggagagctGTCTGTGA
- the LOC142401760 gene encoding platelet-derived growth factor receptor beta-like isoform X5 produces MMAPIGGHSGNLNFLHFLFGVLLVHPEGGVALELLPSSSEVLLQSESNFTVVCSAWSQVTWRLPGLPDSQVDGVIKQNRGTSSTLQLFNVTWRNSGRYTCEEPSANQRRDVDVFIPGEGPDEWFVPFRPGVVMKEAEEATIPCSVSDPQLGVALYERPGRTPVSGMIYEPARGFTGRLNDTSYVCVATRGADERESQVYYVFSIVAPQVMEVDLSVSSSVLKQGELLTVNCTVKDAEMVFFSWSFPRRQEIEPLTDFLPNQIRSFVTITAATEADAGVYVCAVQDTVQGHTEERNITIRVLDRGYVYMWPAGETNVSSLLHHVVELSVEVDAHPAPTVLWTRDNQTVALETTSITTTHLTGSRYWSTLTLVRLQMDQTGSYKATASNDDDFKEVVFDLEVKAPPKITSLSEVGGNAVLCVSEGAPPPSVTWYTCQSSQRCSNLSDGWRSESKASEGVALQENTTKVTERGITQVRSVLTLQSLSSVSAVRCEARNSAGARARDLRVLSTSLLYQVAVLVAVLVLVIIAVIFLIILIVLWRKKPRYEVAWKVMESTSPDGQQYTFLDPADLPYSSAWEISRDHVVLGQVLSSGAIGRIVEATVSGLVPSHPSTKVAVKMVKSRSDAVQSLVSELKVLVHLGPHLNVVNLLGACTRGGPVYLITEFCHHGDLVSYLQRNKHTFLLGNTPTKSDSDGGYMDMNKEEGGQSVAMKELSYVDIEPAVCETSQLTADHQEAASLLLSDSPLLILSDLVSFSFQIAQAMNFLSSRKCVHRDLAARNVLVCEGKLVKICDFGLARDLQKDHNYIVKGNSFLPLKWMSPESIFQNIYSSQSDIWSFGVLLWEIFSLGGSPYPDLPMTREFYSALKRGHRMERPEHAPHDMYDNTHMT; encoded by the exons ATGATGGCGCCCATCGGAGGACATTCTGGAAATCTGAACTTTCTGCACTTCCTGTTCG GAGTTCTACTGGTTCATCCTGAAGGGGGCGTGGCCCTGGAGCTGCTGCCTTCATCCTCAGAAGTTCTGCTCCAATCAGAGTCCAACTTCACTGTG GTTTGCTCAGCCTGGAGTCAGGTGACCTGGCGGTTACCAGGGTTACCAGACTCCCAGGTAGATGGGGTAATCAAGCAGAATCGGGGCACCAGCAGCACTTTGCAGCTTTTTAATGTCACCTGGAGGAATTCTGGTCGGTACACCTGTGAGGAGccgtcagccaatcagagaagagACGTTGATGTCTTCATACCTGGAGAAG GTCCTGATGAATGGTTTGTTCCATTCAGACCAGGTGTGGTGATGAAGGAGGCGGAGGAAGCTACCATCCCGTGTTCGGTGTCCGACCCGCAGCTCGGTGTCGCTCTGTACGAGCGTCCTGGCAGAACGCCGGTCAGCGGGATGATTTATGAACCGGCTCGAGGCTTCACGGGTCGTCTCAACGATACGTCGTATGTGTGCGTGGCCACCAGGGGAGCCGATGAGAGAGAATCCCAGGTGTACTACGTCTTCAGCATCGTTG CTCCTCAGGTGATGGAGGTGGACCTGTCGGTGTCCAGCAGCGTGTTGAAGCAGGGGGAGCTTCTCACCGTGAACTGCACCGTTAAAGATGCTGAGATGGTCTTCTTCTCTTGGAGCTTCCCCCGCAGACAG GAAATCGAAcctctgacagacttcctgcccAATCAGATCCGCTCGTTTGTCACCATCACTGCTGCCACAGAGGCAGATGCAG gtgtgtatgtgtgtgcggttCAGGACACGGTGCAGGGACACACCGAGGAGAGGAACATCACAATAAGAGTGCTGG ACCGAGGTTACGTCTACATGTGGCCCGCAGGTGAGACCAACGTGTCGTCCCTCCTCCATCATGTGGTGGAGCTGAGCGTGGAGGTCGACGCCCACCCCGCCCCCACCGTCCTCTGGACCAGAGACAACCAGACGGTTGCCTTGGAAACAACCTCCATCACCACCACTCACCTAACAGGCAGCAG GTATTGGAGCACACTTACGCTGGTCCGGTTGCAGATGGATCAGACAGGAAGTTACAAGGCAACTGCTTCCAATGATGATGACTTTAAGGAGGTTGTCTTCgacctggaggtcaaag CGCCCCCAAAAATCACATCTCTGTCAGAGGTTGGTGGCAATGCTGTTCTCTGTGTCAGCGAGGGAGCTCCGCCCCCCTCTGTCACCTGGTACACCTGTCAGAGCTCACAGAG GTGTAGCAATTTGAGTGACGGTTGGAGGAGCGAATCAAAGGCGTCAGAGGGCGTGGCTCTGCAGGAGAACACCACCAAGGTTACGGAGAGGGGCATCACTCAG GTACGCAGCGTGCTGACTCTCCAGAGTCTGAGCTCCGTGTCGGCTGTTCGCTGCGAAGCTCGAAACTCTGCAGGAGCACGAGCCCGAGACCTGCGAGTCCTGTCCACCT ctctcctgtatcaggttgCAGTCCTGGTAgcagttctggttctggtcatAATCGCTGTTATCTTCCTCATCATCCTCATCGTTCTCTGGAGAAAA AAACCTCGTTATGAAGTTGCCTGGAAAGTGATGGAGTCCACGAGTCCTGATGGACAGCAGTATACATTCCTTGACCCTGCAGACCTGCCCTACAGCTCGGCCTGGGAAATATCACGAGACCATGTAGTACTCG GTCAGGTGTTGAGTTCAGGTGCAATTGGACGCATCGTCGAAGCAACCGTCTCTGGTTTAGTTCCCTCTCATCCTTCAACTAAAGTGGCTGTGAAGATGGTCAAAT CCAGAAGTGATGCAGTTCAGTCCCTGGTGTCCGAGCTGAAGGTTCTGGTTCATCTGGGTCCCCACCTGAATGTTGTAAACCTGCTGGGAGCCTGCACCAGAGGAG GTCCGGTCTATTTGATCACCGAGTTCTGCCATCATGGAGACCTGGTGAGCTATCTGCAGAGGAACAAACACACCTTTCTGCTGGGCAACACTCCCACCAAGAG CGACAGTGATGGAGGCTACATGGACATGAACAAGGAGGAGGGCGGCCAGTCTGTGGCCATGAAGGAGCTCAGCTACGTGGACATTGAACCTGCCGTGTGTGAAACGTCACAGCTGACAGCAG ACCACCAGGAGGCAGCATCCCTCCTCCTCAGTGACTCCCCTCTCCTCATCCTCAGCGACCTCGTCAGCTTCTCCTTTCAGATCGCTCAGGCTATGAACTTCCTCTCCTCCAGAAAG TGTGTCCACAGAGACCTGGCAGCAAGAAATGTCCTCGTCTGTGAGGGGAAGCTGGTGAAGATCTGTGACTTTGGTCTAGCTAGAGACCTGCAGAAGGATCATAATTACATTGTGAAAGGAAAC AGCTTCCTGCCACTAAAGTGGATGTCTCCAGAGAGCATCTTCCAGAACATTTACAGCTCCCAGAGTGACATCTGGTCATTCGGAGTCCTTCTGTGGGAGATCTTCTCTTTGG GCGGCAGTCCGTACCCAGACCTCCCCATGACCCGAGAGTTTTACTCTGCGCTGAAGAGGGGACACAGAATGGAACGACCAGAACACGCTCCCCATGACATGTACGACAACACAC ATATGACCTGA